Proteins from one Gallus gallus isolate bGalGal1 chromosome 17, bGalGal1.mat.broiler.GRCg7b, whole genome shotgun sequence genomic window:
- the ENTPD8L2 gene encoding ectonucleoside triphosphate diphosphohydrolase 8 isoform X2, giving the protein MFINKKLFTTALLGLLVTLSIIALILSLVRVEDVTLPPTVQYGMVFDAGSSHTSLFVYEWDSDKQNNTGVVSQTLSCDVQGPGISSYADDPPKAGDSLRECLDEALKVIPAAKQRDVSAYFGATAGMRLLREQNSSAADRVLAEIAKTIQEYPVAFCGAQIITGEEEGAYGWITINYLLESFTKYSPKAHMWVHPEAANSFGALDLGGASTQISFAPKGSFINWNKTSRFMLYGYNYNIYTHSYICYGQNEMWKRLAKELIVESPSSTLVEHPCYPKDYKETISLSSFRTSPCTNQSDPRLPLDDRNVTLEGRSNASGCLVAVKKLFNFSACGQSQDCSFDGIYQPPVSGQFFAFSAFYYNFKFLNLTEGQSLATVRETIEHFCARTWEDLSSNYPEENPERLPKYCANANYILTLLLDAYKFNETSWNNIFFQMKVSRELGQQDRGIVIPQCLPGHQTVPPQDPCTVDVRLQVQLAADLALTCAWC; this is encoded by the exons ATGTTCATTAACAAGAAGCTCTTCACCACCGCCCTCCTCGGGCTGCTGGTCACACTGTCCATCATCGCCCTCATCCTCAGCCTGGTGAGGGTTGAAGATGTCACTCTGCCACCCACAGTCCAG TACGGGATGGTGTTTGATGCAGGCTCATCCCACACCTCTCTGTTTGTCTACGAGTGGGACTCGGACAAGCAGAACAACACCGGTGTGGTCAGCCAGACCTTGTCCTGTGATGTCCAGG GGCCAGGCATATCAAGCTATGCCGATGATCCCCCAAAAGCTGGTGATTCCCTAAGAGAGTGCCTGGATGAAGCCCTGAAAGTCAttcctgctgcaaagcagagggaTGTCTCAGCTTACTTCGGAGCGACAGCAGGCATGAGGCTATTGAG GGAACAGAACAGCTCAGCTGCAGACCGAGTCCTGGCCGAAATTGCTAAAACCATACAAGAGTATCCTGTGGCTTTCTGTGGGGCTCAGATCATTacaggagaagaggagggagCTTATGGTTGGATCACCATCAACTACCTGCTGGAGTCCTTCACCAAG TACTCCCCAAAAGCACACATGTGGGTCCATCCAGAGGCAGCCAACAGTTTTGGGGCGCTGGATCTTGGAGGAGCATCAACTCAGATCAGCTTTGCCCCCAAAGGTTCATTTATAAACTGGAACAAAACCTCCAGGTTCATGCTGTATGGATACAACTACAACATCTACACTCACAGCTACATCTGCTATGGGCAGAATGAGATGTGGAAGCGCCTGGCAAAGGAGTTAATTGTG GAGTCGCCCTCCAGCACGCTAGTTGAACATCCTTGCTACCCCAAAGACTACAAGGAAACCATCTCGCTGTCTTCCTTCCGCACCAGCCCCTGCACCAACCAGAGTGACCCACGCCTGCCTCTCGATGACAGAAACGTGACCCTGGAGGGCAGGAGCAATGCCAGCGGGTGCTTGGTCGCCGTCAAGAAGCTCTTCAACTTCTCGGCATGTGGACAGAGCCAGGACTGCTCCTTCGATGGCATCTACCAGCCCCCCGTCAGCGGGCAGTTCTTT gccttttctgctttttactaCAACTTCAAGTTTCTCAACCTGACGGAGGGACAGTCACTGGCCACCGTCAGGGAGACCATTGAGCATTTCTGTGCAAGAACCTGGGAGGAT CTGTCTTCTAATTACCCCGAAGAGAATCCTGAGCGACTGCCTAAATACTGTGCCAATGCCAACTACATCCTCACACTCCTCCTTGATGCCTACAAGTTCAACGAGACCAGCTGGAACAACATCTTCTTCCAGATGAAGGTCAGCAGGGAACTTGGCCAGCAG GATAGAGGGATTGTTATTCCTCAGTGCCTTCCTGGACACCAGACTGTCCCACCACAAGATCCGTGCACTGTGGATGTGAGGCTGCAAGTGCAGCTGGCTGCAGATCTTGCCCTGACCTGTGCATGGTGCTGA
- the ENTPD8L2 gene encoding ectonucleoside triphosphate diphosphohydrolase 8 isoform X1, whose product MFINKKLFTTALLGLLVTLSIIALILSLVRVEDVTLPPTVQYGMVFDAGSSHTSLFVYEWDSDKQNNTGVVSQTLSCDVQGPGISSYADDPPKAGDSLRECLDEALKVIPAAKQRDVSAYFGATAGMRLLREQNSSAADRVLAEIAKTIQEYPVAFCGAQIITGEEEGAYGWITINYLLESFTKYSPKAHMWVHPEAANSFGALDLGGASTQISFAPKGSFINWNKTSRFMLYGYNYNIYTHSYICYGQNEMWKRLAKELIVESPSSTLVEHPCYPKDYKETISLSSFRTSPCTNQSDPRLPLDDRNVTLEGRSNASGCLVAVKKLFNFSACGQSQDCSFDGIYQPPVSGQFFAFSAFYYNFKFLNLTEGQSLATVRETIEHFCARTWEDLSSNYPEENPERLPKYCANANYILTLLLDAYKFNETSWNNIFFQMKVGSTNVGWTLGYMLNLTNMIPAEAPVWVKGHTPSLWAAAIAFVTFTLALGLVALVVLLWT is encoded by the exons ATGTTCATTAACAAGAAGCTCTTCACCACCGCCCTCCTCGGGCTGCTGGTCACACTGTCCATCATCGCCCTCATCCTCAGCCTGGTGAGGGTTGAAGATGTCACTCTGCCACCCACAGTCCAG TACGGGATGGTGTTTGATGCAGGCTCATCCCACACCTCTCTGTTTGTCTACGAGTGGGACTCGGACAAGCAGAACAACACCGGTGTGGTCAGCCAGACCTTGTCCTGTGATGTCCAGG GGCCAGGCATATCAAGCTATGCCGATGATCCCCCAAAAGCTGGTGATTCCCTAAGAGAGTGCCTGGATGAAGCCCTGAAAGTCAttcctgctgcaaagcagagggaTGTCTCAGCTTACTTCGGAGCGACAGCAGGCATGAGGCTATTGAG GGAACAGAACAGCTCAGCTGCAGACCGAGTCCTGGCCGAAATTGCTAAAACCATACAAGAGTATCCTGTGGCTTTCTGTGGGGCTCAGATCATTacaggagaagaggagggagCTTATGGTTGGATCACCATCAACTACCTGCTGGAGTCCTTCACCAAG TACTCCCCAAAAGCACACATGTGGGTCCATCCAGAGGCAGCCAACAGTTTTGGGGCGCTGGATCTTGGAGGAGCATCAACTCAGATCAGCTTTGCCCCCAAAGGTTCATTTATAAACTGGAACAAAACCTCCAGGTTCATGCTGTATGGATACAACTACAACATCTACACTCACAGCTACATCTGCTATGGGCAGAATGAGATGTGGAAGCGCCTGGCAAAGGAGTTAATTGTG GAGTCGCCCTCCAGCACGCTAGTTGAACATCCTTGCTACCCCAAAGACTACAAGGAAACCATCTCGCTGTCTTCCTTCCGCACCAGCCCCTGCACCAACCAGAGTGACCCACGCCTGCCTCTCGATGACAGAAACGTGACCCTGGAGGGCAGGAGCAATGCCAGCGGGTGCTTGGTCGCCGTCAAGAAGCTCTTCAACTTCTCGGCATGTGGACAGAGCCAGGACTGCTCCTTCGATGGCATCTACCAGCCCCCCGTCAGCGGGCAGTTCTTT gccttttctgctttttactaCAACTTCAAGTTTCTCAACCTGACGGAGGGACAGTCACTGGCCACCGTCAGGGAGACCATTGAGCATTTCTGTGCAAGAACCTGGGAGGAT CTGTCTTCTAATTACCCCGAAGAGAATCCTGAGCGACTGCCTAAATACTGTGCCAATGCCAACTACATCCTCACACTCCTCCTTGATGCCTACAAGTTCAACGAGACCAGCTGGAACAACATCTTCTTCCAGATGAAG GTGGGGAGCACCAATGTGGGCTGGACTCTGGGCTACATGCTGAACCTCACCAACATGATCCCAGCTGAGGCTCCAGTGTGGGTGAAGGGGCACACACCCTCcctgtgggctgcagccatCGCCTTCGTCACCTTCACCTTGGCCTTGGGGCTCGTTGCACTGGTTGTGCTTTTGTGGACGTAG
- the TMEM203 gene encoding transmembrane protein 203 → MLFSLRELVQWLGFATFEIFLHGLALLVFSVLLVLKVDSEVSPLSWWVVFVPFFVADGLSTYFTAIVSVRLFQDGEKRLAVLRLFWILTILSLKFVFEMLLCQKLVERTRELWYGLIMSPVFILLQLLMIRACRVN, encoded by the coding sequence ATGCTGTTCTCCTTGCGGGAGCTGGTGCAGTGGCTGGGCTTCGCCACCTTCGAAATCTTCTTGCACGGCCTCGCCCTGTTGGTGTTTTccgtgctgctggtgctgaagGTGGACAGCGAGGTCTCGCCGCTCTCCTGGTGGGTCGTCTTCGTCCCCTTCTTCGTCGCAGACGGCCTCAGCACCTACTTCACCGCCATCGTGTCGGTGCGGCTCTTCCAGGATGGCGAGAAGCGGCTGGCAGTGCTGCGGCTCTTCTGGATCCTCACCATCCTCAGCCTCAAGTTCGTCTTCGagatgctgctgtgccagaagCTGGTGGAGCGCACGCGGGAGCTGTGGTACGGACTCATCATGTCGCCCGTCTTcatccttctgcagctcctcatgaTCAGGGCCTGCCGCGTGAACTGA
- the NDOR1 gene encoding NADPH-dependent diflavin oxidoreductase 1 isoform X2 produces the protein MTERRLLILFGSQTGTAQDTAERIGREAKRRHFQCRVEALDSYDVANLINELLVVFVCATTGQGDPPDNMKMFWRFLFRKNLPPTSLCQMDYAVLGLGDSSYPKFNFIAKKLYKRVLQLGGNPLLPVALGDDQHDLGPDAVVDPWLLALWDKILALYPLPPGLEVISPDVCLPPRYTLHYLAEDSLHSDSSLLQPTPPRALPSELHPFAARMVSNQRITAESHFQDVRLIEFDVTGSGITFSAGDVVMIQPQNCPEDVQQFCQLLRLDPDKCFLLKPTEPGTALPAHLLQPCTIRHLVTHYLDISCVPRRSFFELLSHFSTNELEREKLQEFSSAQGQEELYSYCNRPRRTTLEALWDFPHTTSAIPPEYLLDLIPRIRPRAFSIASSMLAHPGRIQILVAVVRYKTRLSKPRRGLCSTWLASLNPEQGDVRVPLWVKKGGMKFPADPDTPVIMIGPGTGVAPFRAAIQERVAQGQKGNCLFFGCRQKSKDFYCQAEWEELVTKGFLMLFTAFSRDQECQADASSGG, from the exons ATGACAGAACGAAGACTCCTTATTCTGTTTGGCAGCCAAACTGGGACTGCTCAAGATACAGCTGAAAGAATTGGCAGAGAAGCCAAGCGCCGGCACTTCCAGTGCAGAGTGGAGGCTCTGGACAGCTATGACGTG GCGAACCTCATCAATGAGCTGTTGGTGGTATTTGTCTGTGCAACCACTGGCCAGGGTGACCCACCCGACAACATGAAG ATGTTCTGGCGGTTTCTGTTCCGGAAGAACCTGCCGCCTACTTCCCTTTGCCAGATGGACTACGCCGTGCTGGGCCTTGGTGATTCCTCCTATCCCAA GTTTAATTTTATTGCCAAGAAGCTGTACAAACGGGTGCTACAGCTTGGGGGCAACCCGCTGCTGCCAGTTGCATTGGGAGATGACCAGCACGACTTGGG GCCAGATGCAGTGGTTGATCCGTGGCTCCTAGCCTTATGGGACAAGATCCTTGCCCTGTatcctctccctcctggcctCGAGGTCATCAGTCCTGATGTATG CCTGCCCCCTAGATACACCCTGCACTACCTGGCTGAGGACTCCTTGCACTCTGacagcagcctgctccagccaACACCACCCAGGGCTCTTCCTTCTGAGCTACATCCCTTTGCTGCCCGGATGGTGTCCAACCAGCGCATCACGGCCGAATCCCATTTCCAGGATGTCCGGCTCATTGAGTTTGATGTCACAGGATCAGGGATCAC GTTCAGCGCTGGAGACGTGGTGATGATCCAGCCCCAGAATTGCCCTGAAGATGTGCAGCAGTTCTGCCAGCTCCTTCGACTGGATCCAGATAAATGCTTTTTGCTGAAGCCCACAGAGCCTG gcacagccctccctgcccacttgctgcagccctgcaccaTCCGGCACCTGGTCACCCACTACCTGGACATCTCCTGTGTGCCACGGCGCTCCTTCTTTGAGCTCTTGTCCCACTTCTCTACGAACGAGCTGGAGCGGGAGAAGCTGCAGGAGTTCAGCTCTGCACAGGGCCAGGAAGAGCTGTACAGCTACTGCAACCGGCCTCGCAGGACCACCCTTGAG GCCCTCTGGGATTTCCCTCACACCACATCTGCCATTCCACCTGAATACCTGCTGGACCTCATCCCTCGCATCAGACCCCGCGCCTTCTCTATCGCCTCCTCCATGCTG GCTCACCCTGGCCGGATCCAGATCCTCGTGGCAGTAGTGCGGTACAAGACGCGGCTCAGCAAGCCCCGCCGTGGTCTCTGCTCTACGTGGTTGGCATCTCTCAACCCAGAGCAAG gtGATGTCCGGGTACCTCTTTGGGTGAAGAAAGGAGGAATGAAGTTCCCAGCTGACCCCGACACTCCTGTGATCATGATTGGCCCTGGCACAGGGGTGGCACCTTTCCGAGCAGCTATACAGGAGCGAGTGGCACAAGGGCAGAAAG